The genome window ATTGCTGGCTTAAGGCCACCGGGTTGTGGACTGTGATCTTTTTCTTGTGGATCGAGATCATGGTTTCTTGTCTGAGATCCCCGAGCAAACGAGTCACAGTTACCCGTGTCGAGCCGATCGCTTCGGCGATCGCCTGGTGGGACAGCTTCAAATCTATCGTAATCCCCTCTGTACCGGGCACGCCAAAATCTCGGCACAGAATCAGCAAAAAGCTGACGAGTCTCGAACCCATATCTCGGTGGGCCAGCGTTTCGATCATCATCTCGGTTTGCAAAATCCGAGACGACAGTCCCCGCAGCATCACCATAGACAGTTCCGGGTCTTCCTTGAGCGCTTTCTCAACTTGTTCGATCGGCAGCGAGATCAACTCTACCGGCGTAAAGGCTACCGCGTGGTAAAACCTGTCCGATCGGTGTCCCGTAATCAGAGACAGCACCCCAAATACGCTATTTTCGCGCAGGAGGGCGACTGTAATTTCTTCCCCTGCTTCGTACACCCTGGACAGCTTCACAGCACCTCTAATGAGAACGTAGACTCGCTCAGCCGGGTCTCCAGGGAAAAAAATTGTCTTGCCCCGTTCAAAGGTTTCCACAATGGGTGGAAACGCCCCGCCGCTGATTTGGCGGAACACGGCTGCTAGCGGTCTATCATGCGTCACGACTAGATCCTTTGTACTAATCAATACTTTGTAACTTGCCGATTAACCTTATTGAGTAAATATACTTCCCAACCTCCAATATGCAAGGATTCTGTTACTTCCATCTAATGTTAAGGTAAACACACGCTGTATGATTAAATCTAGCCCTTCTCTTAACTTTTTCAATTCCCCCCATGTAGCTCCACAGCAAAATTAATATCAATTGTGTCTCAATTGTGTCTCAATTGTGTCTCAATCAGTTAAATCTGAATCAGTTGTGTCTAAACTGGCGGGGTTGTCGCATAGAGCCAATGAGAACGGTGCTAGTTGCTTCTAGAAGAAATACAGATGATAGATTTGACCGGAAAAAATGCTCTTGTTACGGGCATTGCCAACAATCGCTCGATCGCCTGGGGCATCGCTCAGCAGCTACACAAAGCTGGGGCCAACCTCGGCATAACTTATTTGAAGGACGAGAAAGGCAAGCACGAGCGCAAAGTCGCTGAACTGGTGGAACCGCTCAATCCCAGTCTGTATTTGCCCTGCAATGTCCAAGACGAGAGCGAAATTGAGTCTACTTTTCAAACCATCGCCGACAAGTGGGGCAAGTTAGATGTCCTGATCCACTGTCTGGCGTTTGCTGGCAAGGACGAACTGTCGGGAGACTTCACCAACACTTCGCGCCAAGGTTTCTCCAATGCTTTGGATATTAGCGCTTACTCGCTGGTGCGGCTTTGTGCTGCTGCTAAACCCCTGATGGCCGAGGGCGGCAGTATTCTGACCCTGACTTATTTGGGCGGCGTCCGGGTAGTTCCTAATTATAATGTGATGGGAATTGCTAAAGCGGCTTTGGAAATGAATGTTCGCTATCTGGCTGCTGAACTGGGCCCGTTAAATATTCGGGTAAATGCGATTTCTTCTGGCCCGATTCGGACTCTGGCTTCGTCAGCAGTTGGCGGTATTCTGGACATGATCCACCACGTTGAGGAAGTGGCCCCGCTGCGGCGGACGGTGACTCAGCAGGAAGTGGGAAATGCTGCGGCTTTTCTGTGCAGCAATCTCGCTAGCGGGATTACGGGTCAAGTTTTGTATGTCGATGCCGGTTACGAAATCATGGGAATGTAACAGTTGTCGATTATTTTGAGTTATGTAGGGGCGGGTTTAGACAATAAACTTTAACTTTAACAAGTAAGTTTGATCTCGCATCTTCTTGCACCATTTTCAAGAACTTGTAGGGGCGGGTTCACCAAAAACTTTCTCCGGTGACAGACAGGTTAAATACACCCGCCCCCACCCACTCGCATCTTCTTGCACCATTTTCAAGAACTTGTAGGGGCGGGTTCACCAAAAACTTTCTCCGGTGACAGACAGGTTAAATACACCCGCCCCCACCCACCCAAAATCCCTTGATTGACATTTGTGTCTGATGTCAGTTGCATGCAGAACCAGCCCCTCGCTTGAGACTCAACACTAAAAAAATCCTGTTCTCAAATTACTAATTATCAATAACTAATGAATGACCCATTGCAAATTATGGAGATAATCGATCGCCCTTCTCTTCCTCCTGCAAATTCAGTTCAACCAGCTAGGGCCGCCTTGGTGAAACGCACGACACTGGAAACGGATGTCACTGCCAGCCTCAATCTCGACGGTGTGGGAACTTGCAAGGCGTCTACGGGGATTCCATTTTTAGACCATATGTTGCACCAGATTGCTTCTCACGGATTGATCGATTTGGACGTGCAGGCGATCGGGGATTTGGAGATTGACGACCACCACACGAACGAGGATGTGGGAATTACCTTGGGCCAAGCCCTAGCAAAAGCAGTCGGGGATCGATCGGGCATTTCTCGTTTCGGACATTTCATCGCACCTTTGGATGAAGCTTTAATTGAAGTAGTGCTAGACTTTTCGGGACGGCCTCACTTAAGTTACGGCTTGGAAATTCCCAACCAGCGGATCGGCACTTACGATACTGAATTAGTGAAAGAGTTTTTTTCGGCGGTGGTGAACCACACTCAGATGACACTGCACATTCGACAGTTGCAGGGCGGAAATTCTCATCACATTGTAGAAGCGGCGTTTAAAGCATTTGCGCGAGCTCTGCGGATGGCGGTGGAAATCGACCCGCGGCGCGCTGCTCGGATTCCGAGTTCTAAAGGGGTTTTGTAGTATGTGGTTTGTAGTAGCGTTTGGGCGCTACTACGAACTTGTAAATCAAAATATATCTGCTATATAGTTAAAAACACCTTGACTTCCCTCGCCGTACTTTCCGATAAATTCAGCGATGATTCGAACGCTACACCTTTCTATAGCTTCATCAATAGAACTTTGTGCTAAAACTTGACGAGCCGACTGACGCAAAACTTCAAACAGATTCACAGTATAGCGAGTATCTTCACTGACAAAATCCCACAGTTCTCGACCTATTAAAGTGATCATTTCCGAATTTGGCAAAATTTGCTTCAGTAAACCAAGTGTTACAGTTTTATTAGTTCTTTTACCGTAAGCTATACCAATATAAGCGCGATCGCCCTCCTGAATTTTTTCCTCAATTTTGGCAGCCCAATATACTATCTGGTCTTTATCCATATCATTCGGGCCGCTTTTTACCTGTATCCAGCATTTCTCGCCATCACTGGTAGTTTTAATTGCATCCCATCCTGACTTGCCGGGTGGACTTTCTGCACTTTCAGAGCAAGATATCAATAGTTTTTGAATAAAAAATCCCATTGAAGTGACAATAGACCTAGTAGCCGTCATATAAACATTGAGCCTGACAACTTCTTCGGGAGTGTCCAGATTTAACGCCCTAATTAAAAATGGGTTGGGATGAATTTTCCCTAAAGTCAGATTTTCAACCATAACTAGCTGTCGCCCAGTAAAATCGCGACAAATGCTGGCTAAAAAATTTTCAGCGATAGTAAGTTGCAGCGACAGCTTGCCTGAAGATATAAATGCTAAAATGCGTTCAATCTCATCGGGAGTAAATCTGAGCGCTCTTTTGCCCGATATGCTGCTGATGCCGTTTCTGAGTGTTGCAGCTTCTAAGTTAAAAAATTCTTCTAACTCAGCAAAGTGACTGGCGAAAGAGCGAGACTTGCTGGCAGGCAATCCTATTTCTTTCTCTAAGACAAATGCTAATAATTCATGAAGTTGCTCGGACACTTTTATTTCTCCTCAACTCTATTTTAAATATTAGTTAACTGAAAAGAGAAAGCTGTTGACTTATTTCTCTTCCTCTAACTTGATCGCCCTTAATTACCTGACAAAGGTACTTACCGATCGCCTCTCCCAATAATACCGGAACTGCATTCCCAATTTGCCGATATTTAGAAGCAGTTGAGCCATAAAAAACCCAATCGTCTGGAAACGTTTGAATTCGGGCGCACTCCCTTACACTCAAAGGACGCAATTCATCGGGATGACACATATCTGTAGCCTTTTGATGAGGACTCGTGGTCACAGTAGGCGATGGTTTCTCCCACGCTAAGCGTCGATAAAAACCAACTTTACCGCCTTCAGATTTATAAGCTCCTCCCATTGCTTCTTGCTTTAATTCGCTGGGTAAATCCCTCCAGTTTTGACCTGCTGTTAACAGGCGCAAATACTTGACGCGACTTTCTGAGTAAGGGACAAATTCTGGCTGAGAATCTACTAAATCTTTTAATCCTTCTCTAAGCGTCAGCCATTTGGGTTTTTTACCAGTACCTTTCTGACTGTAATTTGGGAGGGGTAAAGTAACTGAATCATTACCCTTATAACCAATAAAAATTACTCTTTCTCTAACTTGAGGAACGCCGTAGTCAGCAGTATTGAGCAAATCATACACAACTTCATAACCAATGCGTTTCATCTCTGCCAAAATCACTTGTAAAGCTGCACCGGGCATCTCATCAGCTTCTAACTGGGGGCAACCTAAACCTCGGCGATCGTGAGGTCGATGTCGAATCGGAGCTGACAGCAATCCCTTAACATTTTCCATGATAAAAAAGCGCGGTTTGATTTCGTCAACAATGCGTATGAAATCCATAAATAAGCTGCCGCGCGGATCGCCAACAGACCCCCGTTTTCCGGCTGTGCTGAAGGGTTGGCACGGGGGGCCACCAGTCACTAAATCTACTTCTTCAGCGCGTAGAGGTCTATCTAAACCTAAGATGTGTCCGCCTTCTTCTAATAAAGTTTTAGCGCTGACTTCGCAAATATCTCTCGGTACAGCAGATACGGATAAATGAGGACGATTTAGAGAGATTGTTTTGGTAGCATCAGGCTCGATTTCTACTAAACTTACTGTCTGAAATCCTGCTTTTTCTAGACCTAAATCTAAACCGTATGCTCCCGTAAATAGGCTAATAGTTATCGGTTTGTTGTTAATCACACGTTTAAGCCTCAAGCTTAGATATTGCTGTAATGAAAATTGTACTTTACTAAAATCCAAAAGCAAGAGCATCAAGCATATACTTACCCTTCTCCCGCCCGACTTCTTGATATATATCCAAAAGTTCTTCGTAGGCAGTCTCTCCCCCTATAATATTCCAAAACTCATCTCCCATAATTACAGCTTGTTCAAAGGGCGTATACTTCCTTGCCGCTGACCATTTATAATCTGAACGATTTGGCCCGTAAGGATTGTAAGCCATAGCATAATAACATTGAGCAGCGGGGCGAGACTGTCCGCAAAGTAAATGAAATCTCAGCAGTCGTTGAATGACCTCCAAACATTGTCCTTTGTTGGGTTTTGACCCTTTAATTTCAAATAAAAATTTCCTCCCGTCATGAGATAGCACGTACAAATCTGCTTTGACCGATCGCGTAACTAAATGGTTAGTTTTTTGAGCCTCAAGAACAGCTTCTATCATTTCTTCAAAAGCAGGTTTATTTTCATTTTTGTCTGCTGACTGCTCAAATAGCGCTAGCTGACGCTCAATTTCATGGATAGCCTCTATGCTAACTTCGCCAGAAATTTCATAGCTTCTGCTTGCTTCTTGGTGATGTTCCAAAGCAATGAGTTTTGCACATTCTTCATAAGTTGTGCCCAAACGGCTGCTGAAACCTCTTTCAAACTCGTTAATCCGTAGCAACTCTGACGGCACGATCGCAGTTTGTAATAGTTCGGATTGCTCTGTAGAGGATTGGCCTGATAAATATGCTGCTGGAATATCAAGTTTCGGTATTAGCCGTCCTCTGTATTCATTGACAAGGTTTTCGATGAAAACTTCTAAGTATGCTTTGATTATGACGCGGGTAGTTGAGCTAATAGCTGACATTATTTTACTGCAAATATTCTGTTGACTAGACTTGTGACAAAAGTGAAATATGTTTCTAGTAAGGACTTTAGTCCTTGCTGATGACTTGGCGAAGAAAGGACTTCAGTCCATACTACAAAAAGGTCGAGCGCGACTTTTACAGTCCTGCACGCATGGGGGCCCAGAAACCGGGTTTTTTACGAAAATACTTGATTGTAGCCAGCAGTGCGTAGGTTGGGTTGAGGAACGAACCCTCCGTTTCACTCCGCCCAACATTTTCGCTACAATTTTCCTTAAGTGAACCGTATTGAAGCATAAATTATTGCATAAATTGTTGCAGATACTCGATCTACTTTAGTAGATTTACAGGTCGTTTTAAAATTTGTTGAACTACCCCATAATAATTAGGATTTTCTAAGCCTTTTAATTCATGTTGGATATCTTCCCAATCCCCTAATTTACTTTTCCACATACCATTCTCTTCTTGTATTGCAGCGTGCTGCGGTTCACCGTTATAGGTGTATATTGCTATTTTTTGAAATCCCGGTTCAATCTCACCATTATCGCAACATTCATATCCAATAGTTTGATAAGCCTTGATAAAAGCATCCAACGTTAACTCTCTTGGTACACCATCGGGCCAGTATCCATCTGGGTCTACCGGGTCCCATCTACAGTCCTCTTCGCCAGCTACGAAAGCAAAGCAATTATAATCTACTGTTTCTTCACTTGTTACTTCATATTCAGTATTCTCTAAATTAGGAAATCTCAAGAGTTTGCGATATTCCAGCCTACCATTCATAACCGTGTTCTTTTCCCCATTGTATCCACGCTTGAGCCATTTGTTTCATTCGACCGCGCTGCTCTGGTTTTACCGGATTATCACCAGTAATTGCCCTCAACGCCCAAAACCAATGATCGGGTTTTTGTTCGAGATCGCGAAAAATTAACGGTACAACAGGCTGTCCCATGCCAATAATTCTTTGATAAGCTGGGTGCATTGACTTTTGTGTAACCAATGACAGCATCCTTGTCTGGGCACGCCATTCTTCTGCAAGGCTATTAAACTCCGCTTCGAGTTCTACCTGACTTTTAATCGGGTATTTATAAGTTGTGATGCGATCGGGTAGTTTCATGTCAAGCCGTGGCTACTTCATAAATCTATATTACCTTACCTTCCCAAACTATTCAGCCAATTAGCTAAAGCATAAACAATTCTATTTGAGTAAGGTGCGTCAGACCGGAAAAACTCGATAATCGTTATAGAACTTCATCTGACGCACCCTACAATTCGATTTGAGTGTGACACGCTTGCTTTATTCCTGTCTATCCAAAATGGGTTAAGAATCGGAAAGCATCGAGTACGTGACTCGCACAAACGTAAGGTGAAGTATTGTAAAAACCTTGCCAAGCCGCCGCTTTATCTTCATCATACCTGTCCGCTCTTTCCGGGTGTTTTCCCTGCCAATTCAGCCGCACTGCGTGACCGACTAATACATCTAAAACGATATATTCTTCTACTTGCAATTCTGGGTTGCGCTGGCCAATTGCGGCCAACTCCATCAGCGCCTCAATATTGACTTGTCGGTATTCTGGCGCCACAATTTTATTTAGCAAATGCTCAATTTGTAGCGCGAAATTCTTTTCCCCAGGCGTCATTTCCGATAAAATGATATGGCTATCTAACCGATTGCGCCGCTCTAATTTGTCGCCAATTATCAAGCCTTTGCAGTGCCGCAGCAGTCCCCACACACTCGGATAAAAATCCTTCGGTACGCGATTGACTGCACCTTCCATTTGCCGCTTCCGGCGCCATCCTCCCGCAGGCATTTGCGGTTCTTCGGAAACTGGCACTACTACCCATTCAATATCTTTTTCCGGCTGTTTGACGCGCAGGGATTCTTGCTGTTTGAGGATTTGATTCATTTCCTCGTATTCTGTCAACACTTGGCGCAGGCGATTTTTGATTTCAAAGGGACTTAGCTGCATTAAATATTCGTAAGCTTCATTTTGCGTAACTCGCAACTCGCGGGCTAATTCGCTTGTTAAAAGCAAAATAAAGTAGCTAACTCTCAGCGTCAGCAGGCCTTTAAATAACTGCGGTTCGGCTTTAATTAGCAAGCCTAGGTAGATGAGAACTTCTTGAGTTAGAACTCGATCGCGAATGTCTTCTCCGCAGAATTGGCGAATTTTGTCCATCACTTCCGTGTAAGATCCCGGCCGCGAAATTATCGAATCTTCGCTGTAGGCTTTCCCCACAGCAATCTGTTTTTGCCGCACCAAAATGTCTGTCACCGCATCGGACAAGCTGATATCAACTTTGTCCAGCAAACCTGCGGCATGGCGGATGACTGCCCATTGGATTTTTGATTGCGAACTTTCTCCAGCTTTTGTATAAACTTCGTTGAGCAAATCCACTACTTTAACTGTTTGTTCTGCACCTCCAAATCCTGTATCAAAATTTAATCCTTTGAGGCGAACTAACGTGTGCAGCAACTCAATTTGTTCGTACAAATTTTCTGAATCGCGCAGGCT of Oscillatoria nigro-viridis PCC 7112 contains these proteins:
- a CDS encoding TdeIII family type II restriction endonuclease, coding for MSAISSTTRVIIKAYLEVFIENLVNEYRGRLIPKLDIPAAYLSGQSSTEQSELLQTAIVPSELLRINEFERGFSSRLGTTYEECAKLIALEHHQEASRSYEISGEVSIEAIHEIERQLALFEQSADKNENKPAFEEMIEAVLEAQKTNHLVTRSVKADLYVLSHDGRKFLFEIKGSKPNKGQCLEVIQRLLRFHLLCGQSRPAAQCYYAMAYNPYGPNRSDYKWSAARKYTPFEQAVIMGDEFWNIIGGETAYEELLDIYQEVGREKGKYMLDALAFGF
- a CDS encoding DUF7689 domain-containing protein — encoded protein: MNGRLEYRKLLRFPNLENTEYEVTSEETVDYNCFAFVAGEEDCRWDPVDPDGYWPDGVPRELTLDAFIKAYQTIGYECCDNGEIEPGFQKIAIYTYNGEPQHAAIQEENGMWKSKLGDWEDIQHELKGLENPNYYGVVQQILKRPVNLLK
- the ntcA gene encoding global nitrogen regulator NtcA — translated: MTHDRPLAAVFRQISGGAFPPIVETFERGKTIFFPGDPAERVYVLIRGAVKLSRVYEAGEEITVALLRENSVFGVLSLITGHRSDRFYHAVAFTPVELISLPIEQVEKALKEDPELSMVMLRGLSSRILQTEMMIETLAHRDMGSRLVSFLLILCRDFGVPGTEGITIDLKLSHQAIAEAIGSTRVTVTRLLGDLRQETMISIHKKKITVHNPVALSQQFT
- the fabI gene encoding enoyl-ACP reductase FabI; protein product: MIDLTGKNALVTGIANNRSIAWGIAQQLHKAGANLGITYLKDEKGKHERKVAELVEPLNPSLYLPCNVQDESEIESTFQTIADKWGKLDVLIHCLAFAGKDELSGDFTNTSRQGFSNALDISAYSLVRLCAAAKPLMAEGGSILTLTYLGGVRVVPNYNVMGIAKAALEMNVRYLAAELGPLNIRVNAISSGPIRTLASSAVGGILDMIHHVEEVAPLRRTVTQQEVGNAAAFLCSNLASGITGQVLYVDAGYEIMGM
- a CDS encoding PmeII family type II restriction endonuclease, which gives rise to MSEQLHELLAFVLEKEIGLPASKSRSFASHFAELEEFFNLEAATLRNGISSISGKRALRFTPDEIERILAFISSGKLSLQLTIAENFLASICRDFTGRQLVMVENLTLGKIHPNPFLIRALNLDTPEEVVRLNVYMTATRSIVTSMGFFIQKLLISCSESAESPPGKSGWDAIKTTSDGEKCWIQVKSGPNDMDKDQIVYWAAKIEEKIQEGDRAYIGIAYGKRTNKTVTLGLLKQILPNSEMITLIGRELWDFVSEDTRYTVNLFEVLRQSARQVLAQSSIDEAIERCSVRIIAEFIGKYGEGSQGVFNYIADIF
- the hisB gene encoding imidazoleglycerol-phosphate dehydratase HisB encodes the protein MEIIDRPSLPPANSVQPARAALVKRTTLETDVTASLNLDGVGTCKASTGIPFLDHMLHQIASHGLIDLDVQAIGDLEIDDHHTNEDVGITLGQALAKAVGDRSGISRFGHFIAPLDEALIEVVLDFSGRPHLSYGLEIPNQRIGTYDTELVKEFFSAVVNHTQMTLHIRQLQGGNSHHIVEAAFKAFARALRMAVEIDPRRAARIPSSKGVL
- a CDS encoding DNA cytosine methyltransferase is translated as MINNKPITISLFTGAYGLDLGLEKAGFQTVSLVEIEPDATKTISLNRPHLSVSAVPRDICEVSAKTLLEEGGHILGLDRPLRAEEVDLVTGGPPCQPFSTAGKRGSVGDPRGSLFMDFIRIVDEIKPRFFIMENVKGLLSAPIRHRPHDRRGLGCPQLEADEMPGAALQVILAEMKRIGYEVVYDLLNTADYGVPQVRERVIFIGYKGNDSVTLPLPNYSQKGTGKKPKWLTLREGLKDLVDSQPEFVPYSESRVKYLRLLTAGQNWRDLPSELKQEAMGGAYKSEGGKVGFYRRLAWEKPSPTVTTSPHQKATDMCHPDELRPLSVRECARIQTFPDDWVFYGSTASKYRQIGNAVPVLLGEAIGKYLCQVIKGDQVRGREISQQLSLFS